In Ascochyta rabiei chromosome 18, complete sequence, one DNA window encodes the following:
- a CDS encoding Dephospho-CoA kinase has product MLLLGLTGSIATGKSTVSSLLRQAPYSLPIIDADLIARQVVEPGTAGYNAIVSHFLPTTPDLLLPATDAHATPRGRPLNRPALGRRVFGSSPDKAADRKVLNSIVHPAVRREMYKQMVWAYLRGHWAVVLDVPLLFESGWERYCGSIVVVGVSDPAIQIQRLRARDAHLTEEDARNRVMSQGDIREKAERCLRRGEGRGVVVWNDGDKAHLEREVKRVMDDVRRRSPWWWAKLLWLLPPLGLVSGLWSWWNMRRVQLSWEEAKKKEKAKL; this is encoded by the coding sequence ATGCTGCTCCTCGGTCTCACAGGCTCCATCGCCACGGGCAAATCGACCGTCTCGTCGCTGCTCCGCCAGGCGCCCTACTCGCTCCCCATCATCGACGCCGACCTGATCGCGCGCCAGGTCGTCGAGCCAGGGACCGCGGGCTACAACGCCATCGTCTCGCACTTCCTGCCTACAACCCCCGACCTCCTCCTCCCCGCCACAGACGCCCATGCGACACCGCGCGGCCGCCCGCTGAACCGCCCCGCGCTTGGCCGCCGCGTCTTCGGCAGCTCGCCCGACAAAGCCGCGGACCGCAAAGTGCTCAACAGCATCGTGCACCCCGCGGTGCGGCGCGAGATGTACAAGCAGATGGTGTGGGCGTATCTGCGCGGGCACTGGGCCGTGGTGCTCGACGTGCCGCTGCTGTTCGAGAGCGGGTGGGAGCGCTACTGCGGCAGCATCGTCGTAGTCGGCGTCAGCGACCCCGCGATCCAGATTCAGCGGCTGCGGGCGCGCGATGCACATCTCACCGAGGAGGACGCGCGGAACCGCGTCATGAGCCAGGGCGACATCAGGGAAAAGGCCGAGCGGTGCTTGAGGCGCGGGGAGGGCAGGGGCGTCGTCGTGTGGAATGACGGCGACAAAGCGCATCTGGAGCGAGAGGTCAAGAGGGTCATGGACGATGTGCGCAGGCGCAGTCCGTGGTGGTGGGCGAAGCTGCTGtggctgctgccgccgctgGGGCTGGTCAGCGGGCTGTGGAGTTGGTGGAACATGCGGAGGGTGCAGCTGAGCTGGGAAGAggccaagaagaaggagaaggccaAGTTGTGA
- a CDS encoding Histone acetyltransferase type B subunit 2 — translation MDETMSEEPSSRGNEDQQDEAEHKIINEEYKIWKKNSVFLYDMLYGRALEWPTLTTQWLPDKKPVEGTSMSQHRVILGTHTSNQAQNYLQIAHCEIPDFRTPELSELGQDRDEVGGHGHAKRPFDFKVVQKINHPGEVNKARYQPQNPDIIATLCTDGRALIFDRTKHPLQPKGDAVQFEAELVGHEKEGFAMSWSPFHEGHLATGGEDTTVKTWDIKSGFSKSNKTIAPTASYTIHSAVVNDVQYHPIHNFLIGSASDDLTWQVIDTRMETHKTALWRKVAHADAVNSIAFHPEFDSLLATGSADKTIGIWDLRNFEKPLHSLQGHRSDVIGLQWHPQDAAILASSSYDRRILLWDTSKIGDEQTEEEAEDGPPELLYMHGGFTNRICDFDWNKNDPWVMMGAAEDNQLQIFRPARKLVEPVQKTVHHGEVSD, via the exons ATGGACGAGACAATGAGCGAAGAACCCAGCTCGCGGGGGAATGAGGACCAGCAGGACGAGGCCGAGCACAAGATCATCAACGAAGAGTACAAGATCTGGAAGAAGAACTCGGTCTTCCTCTACGACATGCTTTATGGGCGCGCGCTGGAATGGCCCACGCTCACGACGCAGTGGCTGCCTGACAAGAAGCC CGTCGAGGGCACCAGCATGAGCCAGCACCGCGTCATCCTGGGCACACACACATCGAACCAGGCGCAGAACTACCTCCAGATCGCCCACTGCGAGATCCCCGACTTCCGCACCCCCGAGCTGTCTGAGCTCGGCCAGGACCGCGATGAGGTTGGCGGCCATGGCCATGCGAAACGCCCGTTCGACTTCAAGGTCGTGCAGAAGATCAACCACCCGGGCGAAGTCAACAAGGCGCGCTACCAGCCCCAGAACCCAGACATCATCGCCACGCTGTGCACAGACGGTCGCGCCCTCATCTTCGACCGCACAAAACACCCCCTGCAGCCCAAGGGCGACGCCGTCCAGTTCGAGGCCGAGCTGGTGGGCCACGAGAAGGAGGGTTTTGCCATGAGCTGGAGCCCCTTCCACGAGGGCCACCTGGCCACCGGCGGCGAAGACACGACGGTCAAGACGTGGGACATCAAGAGCGGCTTCTCCAAATCCAACAAGACCATCGCCCCGACCGCCTCGTACACCATCCACAGCGCCGTGGTCAACGACGTGCAGTACCACCCCATTCACAACTTCCTCATCGGCTCCGCCTCCGACGACCTCACATGGCAGGTCATCGACACGCGCATGGAGACTCACAAGACGGCGCTGTGGAGGAAGGTGGCCCACGCTGACGCCGTCAACAGCATTGCCTTCCACCCCGAGTTTGACTCGCTGCTGGCGACGGGCTCTGCAGACAAGACGATTGGCATATGGGATCTTCGCAACTTCGAGAAGCCTCTGCACAGCCTCCAGGGCCATCGCAGCGACGTCATTGGCCTGCAATGGCACCCCCAGGACGCCGCCATCCTCGCAAGTTCCAGCTATGATCGCCGCATCCTGCTCTGGGACACGAGCAAGATTGGAGACGAGCAGACCGAGGAGGAGGCCGAGGATGGACCGCCCGAACT CCTCTACATGCACGGCGGCTTCACCAACCGAATCTGCGACTTTGACTGGAACAAGAACGACCCGTGGGTCATGATGGGGGCCGCCGAAGACAACCAGCTGCAGATCTTCCGTCCTGCGCGCAAGCTCGTCGAGCCTGTGCAGAAGACGGTCCACCACGGAGAGGTTTCAGACTAG